The following proteins are co-located in the Pseudomonas antarctica genome:
- a CDS encoding DUF3203 family protein, producing the protein MPVRIENQTCYFKVNDDGQEQILPARDVTVSTDIAKAMSYVALNGEQIYITEAEADALTVAGATDGRQHKKVTEPGSAI; encoded by the coding sequence ATGCCAGTCCGTATCGAAAATCAGACGTGCTATTTCAAAGTCAACGACGACGGCCAGGAACAGATCCTACCGGCACGTGATGTAACGGTCAGCACCGACATTGCCAAGGCCATGTCCTACGTGGCGCTGAACGGCGAGCAGATCTACATCACCGAAGCGGAGGCCGATGCGCTCACAGTGGCCGGTGCAACGGATGGGCGCCAGCACAAGAAAGTCACTGAACCTGGTTCGGCGATTTAA